One segment of Solanum lycopersicum chromosome 1, SLM_r2.1 DNA contains the following:
- the LOC101244531 gene encoding peptidyl-prolyl cis-trans isomerase CYP40-like, whose translation MTRPRCYLDISIGGELEGRIVVELYNDVVPKTAENFRALCTGEKGIGPNTGVPLHYKGNCFHRVIKSFMVQGGDISAGDGTGGESIYGLKFEDENFELKHERKGMLSMANSGPNTNGSQFFITTTRTSHLDGKHVVFARVIKGMGVVRSMEHVTTGDNDCPTVDVSIADCGEIPEGADDGITNFFKDGDLYPDWPADLDNNTDDLPWWVTALESIKAFGNENFKKQDYKMALRKYRKALRYLDICWEKEGIDEDRSAYLRRMKSQIFTNSSASKLKLGDLKGALLDADFAMRDGENNAKALFRQGQAHMALNDIDAAVESFKKALELEPNDGGIKNQLAAAKKKIADRRDKERKAFSRMFQN comes from the exons ATGACAAGACCACGATGTTACTTGGACATAAGCATAGGAGGAGAACTTGAAGGAAGAATTGTTGTGGAACTTTACAATGATGTTGTTCCTAAAACTGCTGAGAATTTTAGGGCTCTTTGTACCGGTGAAAAGGGTATTGGTCCAAATACTGGTGTACCCCTTCATTACAag GGAAATTGTTTTCATCGTGTGATTAAGAGCTTCATGGTGCAAGGTGGTGATATTTCTGCTGGAGATGGTACTGGGGGAGAATCCATCTATGGGCTaaaatttgaggatgaaaattttgaattgaagcATGAAAGGAAGGGGATGTTATCTATGGCCAATTCTGGACCTAACACAAATGGATCTCAGTTTTTCATCACAACTACTCGAACTTCTCATTTAGATGGAAAACATGTGGTTTTTGCAAGAGTAATCAAAGGAATGGGGGTTGTCCGCTCTATGGAACATGTGACTACTGGTGATAATGATTGCCCAACTGTAGATGTTAGTATTGCGGATTGTGGAGAAATTCCTGAGGGGGCTGATGACGGGATCACAAATTTTTTCAAAGACGGTGATCTATATCCTGATTGGCCTGCTGATCTTGACAATAATACTGATGATCTCCCTTGGTGGGTCACCGCTCTAGAGTCGATTAAGGCATTtggtaatgaaaattttaag AAACAAGATTACAAGATGGCTCTTAGGAAATATCGAAAAGCTTTGCGCTATTTGGATATCTGCTGGGAGAAAGAAGGGATAGATGAAG ATAGGAGCGCATATTTGAGAAGGATGAAATCGCAGATATTTACCAACAGTTCT GCTTCTAAACTAAAACTAGGAGATCTGAAGGGAGCACTCCTAGATGCTGACTTTGCAATGCGGGATGGAGAAAACAATGCAAAAGCTCTATTTCGTCAGGGTCAG GCACACATGGCTCTTAATGACATAGATGCTGCAGTAGAAAGTTTCAAGAAAGCTTTGGAGCTTGAGCCAAATGATG GAGGTATCAAAAACCAGCTTGCTGCTGCTAAAAAGAAG ATTGCTGATAGACGTGACAAGGAGAGAAAAGCATTTTCCAGGATGTTCCAAAATTAG
- the LOC101245101 gene encoding uncharacterized protein: MALANAQSFLFLVVFSFMFVLSMANFNYGRGQGKLNKTNCPYGNNHPNATQTSNKFNVGGSENWRYGFDYMDWARKSGPFFVNDTLVFKYDAPNANGGFPHSVYLLPNYWSFIKCDLRRAKRIANPNQGVGEGFEFVLKKSQPYFFACGEHGGIHCNNGTMKFVVMPLKRWTF, translated from the exons atggctTTGGCTAACGCAcaatcttttttgtttcttgtaGTGTTTTCTTTCATGTTTGTCCTTAGTATGGCCAACTTTAACTACGGTCGGGGACAAGGAAAGTTGAACAAAACCAATTGTCCCTATGGCAATAATCACCCAAATGCTACTCAAACTTCAAATAAATTCAACGTTGGTGGTTCTGAAAATTGGCGTTATGGATTCGACTACATGGATTGGGCTCGCAAAAGTGGCCCTTTCTTTGTCAATGACACTTTAG TTTTCAAGTATGATGCACCAAACGCAAATGGAGGATTTCCACACAGTGTATACTTATTACCAAACTATTGGAGCTTTATCAAGTGCGACTTAAGAAGAGCTAAGAGGATAGCAAATCCAAACCAAGGTGTGGGTGAAGGATTCGAGTTTGTGTTGAAGAAATCACAACCCTACTTTTTTGCTTGTGGAGAGCATGGAGGAATACATTGCAACAATGGCACCATGAAGTTTGTTGTCATGCCACTCAAACGTTGGACTTTCTGA